From Humisphaera borealis, the proteins below share one genomic window:
- the corA gene encoding magnesium/cobalt transporter CorA, which produces MLTAFILSADGTVSRDSSEASLAAAVRDPQTTFWLDMCKPTDEEISLLDDVFGFHPLAIEDTIGYSQRPKIESYNHIGDACKSGYFYMVFHGPDLETFRQKLRTKELDIFVSDRYMVTIRDERIKSVDEVLGKAEAGPERVLARGTDVLLYSILDHMIDNYEPILDYLQDALDDLEERALLRPEPSVLTSISVKKRELLNLRRIVAPQREVVAQLTRGDVPFIREGTRVFMRDVQDHLIRIVEMVELYRDLVVGARDIYLSSISNRLNEIMKTLTMITVFALPLTVGTGFFGMNFKEDVSFFDWMLTHPMGFWIATALTVGTIGGIFYWFYRKGWLRREERINELPEDWTRAGRRPHEEGEKES; this is translated from the coding sequence ATGCTCACCGCATTCATTCTCAGCGCAGACGGAACCGTGTCCCGCGACTCCAGTGAAGCGTCGCTCGCCGCGGCGGTTCGCGACCCGCAGACGACCTTCTGGCTCGACATGTGCAAGCCGACCGACGAAGAGATCTCGCTGCTCGACGACGTCTTCGGCTTCCATCCACTCGCGATCGAAGACACCATCGGCTACAGCCAGCGGCCCAAGATTGAAAGCTACAACCACATTGGCGATGCCTGCAAGAGCGGCTATTTCTACATGGTGTTTCACGGTCCCGACCTCGAGACCTTTCGTCAGAAGCTGCGGACGAAGGAACTCGATATCTTCGTCTCGGATCGGTACATGGTGACCATCCGCGATGAACGGATCAAAAGCGTGGACGAAGTGCTCGGTAAGGCCGAAGCCGGCCCGGAGCGTGTGCTGGCGCGGGGCACGGATGTGCTGCTCTACAGCATCCTCGACCACATGATCGACAACTACGAGCCGATCCTGGACTACCTGCAGGATGCGCTGGACGACCTTGAAGAGCGGGCGCTGCTCCGGCCGGAGCCAAGCGTGCTGACGTCAATCTCTGTAAAGAAGCGCGAGCTGCTGAACCTGCGGCGGATCGTGGCGCCACAGCGGGAAGTGGTGGCGCAACTCACCCGCGGCGATGTCCCCTTCATCCGCGAAGGCACCCGTGTCTTCATGCGCGACGTGCAGGACCACCTGATCCGCATCGTGGAAATGGTCGAACTTTATCGCGACCTGGTCGTGGGCGCGCGCGACATCTATCTCTCGAGCATCAGCAACCGGCTCAATGAGATCATGAAGACGCTGACGATGATCACCGTCTTCGCATTGCCGCTGACCGTGGGGACGGGCTTCTTCGGGATGAACTTCAAAGAGGACGTGTCATTCTTCGATTGGATGCTGACCCACCCGATGGGGTTCTGGATCGCCACGGCACTCACGGTCGGAACCATCGGCGGGATCTTCTACTGGTTCTATCGCAAAGGGTGGCTACGCCGTGAGGAGAGGATCAACGAGCTGCCGGAGGATTGGACACGCGCCGGCCGAAGGCCCCACGAAGAGGGGGAGAAGGAATCGTGA